The window CGGCCGATACATTCATACCTGCCGGCGTAGTCTTGAGGCGATCATTCTCACGGGTCTGACGCTTACGCTTACGCTCAGCGTGGTACGCAAGACCAGTACCCGCAGGGATCAGTCGACCCACAACCACGTTTTCTTTCAGGCCGCGCAGGTGGTCAACCTTACCAGTCACCGCACCTTCAGTCAGTACGCGGGTTGTCTCCTGGAAGGAGGCCGCAGAGATGAAGGACTCGGTTGCCAGGGAGGCTTTGGTGATACCCAGCAGCACACGCTCGCCTTTCGCAGTGATCTTACCGGCTGCTTCCAGTTTCTCGTTTTCTTCGAGGAACGCAGAGTATTCAACCTGATCACCCGGGATAAAGGAGCTGTCACCGTTTTCGGTGATCAGTACCTTACGCAGCATCTGACGCACAATCACTTCGATGTGCTTATCATCGATGCCTACACCCTGGAGGCGGTAAACTTCCTGAACTTCGTTGGTGATGTACATCGCCAGATCGCCCACGCTCTTCAGACGCAGGATATCGTGCGGGTTCATCGGGCCGTCAGAGATAACCTCACCCTTCTCGACCTGTTCACCTTCGAACACGTTCATGTGACGCCACTTGTGAATCAGCTCTTCGTATGGCTCGCCGCCATCTTTCGGAGTGATCACCAGACGCTTCTTACCTTTAGTCTCTTTACCGAAGCTCACAGTACCAGTGATCTCCGCCAGAATGGCAGGCTCTTTCGGCTTACGGGCTTCGAACAGATCCGCTACGCGTGGCAGACCACCGGTGATGTCCTTGTTACCGGACGATTCCTGAGGAATACGTGCGATAACGTCACCCACGGCCACTTCGGTGCCATTTTCATGGTTTACCAGAGCGTTGGCTGGCAGCATGTACTGTGCCGGAGTATTGGTACCCGGCAGGATCACGTCGTTACCGGACGCATCCACCAGTTTCACCATCGGACGGATGTCTTTACCAGCCGCCGGACGATCTTTCGGATCGATCACCTCGATGTTCGACAGACCGGTCAACTCGTCGGTCTGACGGTTGATGGTGATACCTTCTTCCATACCCACGAATTCGATACGACCTTTTACTTCGGTCACAATCGGGTGGGTGTGCGGATCCCAGCTGGCCACTTTCTGACCGGCTTCAACTTTCTGACCATCCTGGACGCTGATCACAGCACCGTATGGCAGTTTGTACAGCTCGCGCTCACGGCCATGTTCATCGGCTACAGCGATAGAACCGGAACGGGATACAGCCACCAGGTCGCCACTTTCTTTAACAACGGTTTTCAGGTTATGCAGACGGATAGTACCGCTGTTTTTCACCTGAACACTGTCAGCTGCAGAAGAACGCGATGCCGCACCACCAATGTGGAACGTACGCATGGTCAGCTGTGTACCCGGCTCACCGATCGACTGAGCAGCGATAACACCAACCGCTTCACCTACGTTCACCTGATGTCCGCGACCCAGGTCACGACCGTAGCAGGAAGAACAGATACCGACACGGCTCTGACAGGTAATAGCGGAGCGCACACGCACTTCGTCGATACCTTCAGATTCGATTGTCTGTACCCAGGCTTCGTCGATCAGGGTACCGGCTGGCACCACGATGTCGCCTTCAGAACCAGGCTTGTGTACATCCTTCGCGATTACACGACCCAGGATACGGTCACCCAGAGCCACAACCACGTCACCGCCTTCGATCAGCGGAGTCATGACCAGACCTTCTTCGGTACCACAATCCTGCTCGGTGACCACCAGATCCTGCGCCACGTCAACCAGACGACGGGTCAGGTAACCGGAGTTCGCAGTTTTCAGAGCGGTATCCGCCAGACCTTTACGCGCACCGTGAGTCGAGGTGAAGTACTGCAGTACGTTCAGACCTTCACGGAAGTTCGCCACAATCGGCGTTTCGATGATGGAGCCGTCCGGCTTCGCCATCAGACCACGCATACCGGCCAGCTGACGGATCTGAGCCGGGCTACCACGAGCACCGGAGTCAGCCATCATGTAGACGGAGTTGAAAGATTCCTGATCCACTTCGTTGCCGTCGCGGTCGATCACTTTCTCTTTACCCAGGTTATCCATCATCGCCTTCGCTACCAGTTCGTTAGCGCGCGACCAGATGTCGATAACCTTGTTGTATTTTTCGCCGTGGGTAACCAGACCGGAAGCAAACTGGCTTTCGATCTCTTTTACTTCAGCGTCAGCGTTAGCAACGATTTCTGCTTTCTCATCCGGAATAACGAAATCGTTCACACCGATAGAAGAACCGGAACGGGTTGCATACTGGAAGCCGGTATACATTACCTGGTCAGCGAAAACGACGGTGTCCTTCAGACCTACACGGCGATACGCAGTGTTGATCATGTTGGAGATCGCTTTCTTCTTCATCGGGCGGTTGATCAGTTCAAACGGCAGACCTTTTGGCACGATGCGGAACAGCAGTGCACGACCGATCGTGGTATCAACCACTTTGGTTTCAGACTGCTCGTTGCCCTGCTCGTCAACCAGAGTTTCGGTGATACGCACTTTAACCTTGGCCTGCAGATGCGCAGAACCGGTCTGATAAGCGCGGGTCACTTCGTCCAGGTCAGCCAGGAACATACCTTCGCCTTTGGCGTTGATACGTTCACGGGTCATCCAGTACAGACCCAGTACCACGTCCTGAGAAGGAACGATGATTGGCTCACCGTTGGCAGGAGACAGTACGTTGTTGGTTGCCATCATCAGCGCGCGGGCTTCCAGCTGCGCTTCGATAGTCAGCGGTACGTGTACCGCCATCTGGTCACCGTCGAAGTCAGCGTTATAAGCCGCACACACCAGTGGGTGCAGTTGGATCGCTTTACCTTCGATCAGCTGAGGTTCGAACGCCTGAATACCCAAACGGTGCAGTGTTGGTGCACGGTTCAGCATGACCGGGTGTTCACGGATAACGTCAGCCAGGATATCCCAGACTTCTGCGGTTTCGCGCTCAACCATTTTCTTCGCAGCTTTAATGGTTGTCGCCAGACCACGGTGTTCCAGTTTGCTGAAGATAAACGGCTTGAACAGTTCCAGAGCCATTTTCTTTGGCAGACCACACTGGTGCAGACGCAGCTGTGGACCAACGGTAATTACCGAACGGCCAGAGTAGTCAACACGTTTACCCAGCAGGTTCTGACGGAAACGACCCTGCTTACCTTTGATCATGTCAGCCAGAGACTTCAGCGGACGCTTATTGGAACCGGTGATGGCACGGCCACGACGACCGTTATCCAGCAGCGCATCCACAGCTTCCTGCAGCATACGCTTTTCGTTGCGTACGATGATGTCAGGAGCATTCAGCTCCAGCAGGCGCTTCAGACGGTTGTTACGGTTGATCACACGACGGTACAGATCGTTCAGATCGGAGGTCGCAAAACGACCACCATCCAGCGGTACCAGCGGACGCAGATCCGGTGGCAGTACTGGCAGTACAGACATGATCATCCACTTCGGATCGTTACCGGAGTGGTGGAAAGCTTCCAGCAGTTTCAGACGCTTGGACAGCTTCTTGATCTTGGTTTCAGAGCTGGTCGCCGGAATTTCTTCACGCAGACGCTGAACTTCTTCGCCCAGTTCGATCTGGCCGAGCAGTGCCTGAATGGCTTCCGCGCCCATTTTGGCTTCGAATTCGTCACCAAACTCTTCGATCGCTTCGTAGTACTGTTCGTCGCTCAGCAGCTGACCCACGTCGAGAGTGGTCATGCCAGGCTCGGTCACTACGAATGATTCATAGTACAGAATGCGTTCGATATCGCGCAGCGTCATATCCAGCATCAGACCGATACGGGATGGCAGCGACTTCAGGAACCAGATGTGAGCAACCGGGGAAGCCAGCTCAATGTGACCCATACGCTCACGACGTACTTTGGCCTGAGTTACTTCAACGCCACACTTCTCACAGATTACGCCGCGGTGCTTCAGACGTTTGTACTTACCACACAGACATTCGTAATCTTTGATAGGACCAAAGATACGCGCACAGAACAGACCGTCACGCTCAGGCTTGAACGTACGGTAGTTAATGGTTTCCGGCTTTTTAACTTCGCCGAAAGACCAGGAACGAATCATCTCTGGCGAGGCGAGTCCGATGCGGATGGCGTCAAACTCGTCAGCGTTGTTCTGATTACGCAGAAAATTGACTAAGTCTTTCATATTTTGCTCCGTTTGGAGTCAGGCTCAGGCGGCTTCCGCCACCTGAACACTGCTCATCCGCTTATTCGTTTTCCAGTTCGATGTCGATGCCCAGTGAGCGGATCTCTTTAACCAGTACGTTAAAGGATTCCGGCATACCGGCTTCCATACGGTGGTCGCCATCCACGATGTTTTTATACATCTTGGTACGGCCGGCCACGTCATCGGATTTAACAGTAAGCATTTCCTGCAGAGTGTAAGCGGCACCGTATGCTTCCAGTGCCCACACTTCCATCTCCCCGAAACGCTGACCACCGAACTGTGCTTTACCGCCAAGCGGCTGCTGGGTAACCAGACTGTAAGAGCCGGTCGAACGGGCGTGCATCTTGTCGTCAACCAGGTGGTTCAGTTTCAGCATGTACATGTAACCTACGGTTACCTGACGGTCGAAGGCTTCGCCGGTGCGACCATCGTACAGCGTCATCTGACCGGAATCCGGCAGATCGGCCAGACGCAGCATACGCTTGATTTCGGCTTCTTTCGCACCGTCAAACGCTGGTGTTGCCATTGGCACACCGCCACGCAGGTTGTTACCCAGTTCCAGGATTTCAGCATCGCTGAAGCTGTCAAAGTCTTCGACGCGGCCATCGCCACCGTTGTAGATCTCGTTCAGCAGTTCACGCAACTTGGCGATTTCCTGCTGTTCTTTGATCATGCGGTCGATTTTCTCGCCCAGACCTTTGGCTGCCAGACCCAGGTGGATCTCCATGATCTGACCCACGTTCATACGCGATGGTACACCCAGCGGGTTCAGACAGATGTCCACGGCCACGCCGTTTTCATCGTATGGCATATCTTCGATTGGCTTGATCGCAGAGATAACACCTTTGTTACCGTGACGACCCGCCATCTTGTCACCAGGCTGGATCTTACGTTTGATTGCCAGGTAAACCTTAACAATCTTCAGTACGCCAGGAGCCAGGTCATCGCCGGTCTGCAGCTTGCGCTTCTTGTCTTCGAACTTGTCATCCAGCTGCTTGCGACGCTCGGCCAGAGATTTCTCGGCAACGTCCAGCATTTCGGCCAGTGCTTCGTCCTGTGGCAGGATCTTGAACCACTGATCGGCTTCCAGAGACTGCAGGTACTCTTGAGTCAGGCTGTCGCCTTTCTTCAGACCAGGAGCGGCATTCACTACAGCACCGTTCAGGGCACGCTGCAGACGCTCGTAAGTAGCACCTTTAACGATACGCATTTCTTCGTTCAGATCTTTGCGGACTTCGTCCAGCTGCATCTGTTCGATTTCCAGCGCACGCTGGTCTTTTTCCACGCCATCACGGGTGAAGACCTGTACGTCGATTACGGTACCGGTGGTGCCGGTCTTAACGCGCAGAGAAGTATCTTTTACGTCAGAGGCTTTTTCACCGAAGATCGCACGCAGCAGTTTTTCTTCCGGAGTCAGCTGGGTTTCACCTTTCGGAGTTACCTTACCAACCAGGATGTCGCCAGGCTTAACTTCAGCACCGATATAAACGATACCGGACTCGTCCAGTTTACCCAGGGCAGCTTCACCCACGTTCGGAATATCCGACGTGATTTCTTCTGCGCCCAGCTTGGTGTCACGCGCCACACAGGTCAGTTCCTGAATGTGGATGGTGGTCAGGCGATCTTCCTGAGACACACGCTCGGACAGCAGGATGGAGTCTTCGTAGTTGTAACCGTTCCATGGCATGAAGGCGATGCGGAAGTTCTGGCCCAGAGCCAGCTCACCCAGGTCAACGGACGGGCCGTCAGCCATGATATCGCCACGTTCAATGCTGTCACCGGCTTTCACCAGCGGACGCTGGTTGATGCAGGTGTTCTGGTTAGAACGGGTGTATTTGGTCAGGTTGTAGATGTCGACACCGGCTTCACCAGCAACGGTTTCGTCATCGTTCACTTTTACCACGATACGGGAGGCGTCAACGGAATCGATCACACCACCACGTTTGGCCACCACACACACACCGGAGTCAGCCGCTACAGAACGTTCCATACCGGTACCCACCAGAGGCTTCTCTGATTTCAGGGTCGGAACGGCCTGACGCTGCATGTTCGATCCCATCAATGCGCGGTTGGCGTCATCGTGTTCGAGGAACGGGATCAGGGATGCAGCGATGGACACAACCTGCTGCGGAGATACGTCCTGCAGGGTTACGTTGTCCGGAGACATCACGGTAAATTCGTTCTGATGACGTACAGAGATCAGGTCGCCCTGCAGCTTGCCGTTTTCATCAGTTTCAACCGAAGCCTGTGCAATAACGTAATCCGCTTCTTCAATAGCAGATACGTAGATGATCTCATCGGTCACAACACCTTCAACAACACGACGGTACGGAGTTTCGAGGAAACCGTATTCGTTGGTGCGGGCATAAGATGCCAGAGAGTTGATCAGACCAATGTTCGGACCTTCAGGCGTTTCAATAGGACATACGCGACCGTAGTGAGTCGCGTGTACGTCACGCACTTCGAAGCCTGCGCGTTCACGGGTCAGACCGCCAGGTCCAAGAGCAGAAATACGACGCTTGTGAGTTACCTCAGACAGCGGGTTGTTCTGGTCCATAAACTGAGACAGCTGGGAAGAGCCGAAGAATTCTTTAACGGCTGCCGCAACCGGCTTGGCGTTGATC of the Thalassolituus hydrocarboniclasticus genome contains:
- the rpoC gene encoding DNA-directed RNA polymerase subunit beta', with protein sequence MKDLVNFLRNQNNADEFDAIRIGLASPEMIRSWSFGEVKKPETINYRTFKPERDGLFCARIFGPIKDYECLCGKYKRLKHRGVICEKCGVEVTQAKVRRERMGHIELASPVAHIWFLKSLPSRIGLMLDMTLRDIERILYYESFVVTEPGMTTLDVGQLLSDEQYYEAIEEFGDEFEAKMGAEAIQALLGQIELGEEVQRLREEIPATSSETKIKKLSKRLKLLEAFHHSGNDPKWMIMSVLPVLPPDLRPLVPLDGGRFATSDLNDLYRRVINRNNRLKRLLELNAPDIIVRNEKRMLQEAVDALLDNGRRGRAITGSNKRPLKSLADMIKGKQGRFRQNLLGKRVDYSGRSVITVGPQLRLHQCGLPKKMALELFKPFIFSKLEHRGLATTIKAAKKMVERETAEVWDILADVIREHPVMLNRAPTLHRLGIQAFEPQLIEGKAIQLHPLVCAAYNADFDGDQMAVHVPLTIEAQLEARALMMATNNVLSPANGEPIIVPSQDVVLGLYWMTRERINAKGEGMFLADLDEVTRAYQTGSAHLQAKVKVRITETLVDEQGNEQSETKVVDTTIGRALLFRIVPKGLPFELINRPMKKKAISNMINTAYRRVGLKDTVVFADQVMYTGFQYATRSGSSIGVNDFVIPDEKAEIVANADAEVKEIESQFASGLVTHGEKYNKVIDIWSRANELVAKAMMDNLGKEKVIDRDGNEVDQESFNSVYMMADSGARGSPAQIRQLAGMRGLMAKPDGSIIETPIVANFREGLNVLQYFTSTHGARKGLADTALKTANSGYLTRRLVDVAQDLVVTEQDCGTEEGLVMTPLIEGGDVVVALGDRILGRVIAKDVHKPGSEGDIVVPAGTLIDEAWVQTIESEGIDEVRVRSAITCQSRVGICSSCYGRDLGRGHQVNVGEAVGVIAAQSIGEPGTQLTMRTFHIGGAASRSSAADSVQVKNSGTIRLHNLKTVVKESGDLVAVSRSGSIAVADEHGRERELYKLPYGAVISVQDGQKVEAGQKVASWDPHTHPIVTEVKGRIEFVGMEEGITINRQTDELTGLSNIEVIDPKDRPAAGKDIRPMVKLVDASGNDVILPGTNTPAQYMLPANALVNHENGTEVAVGDVIARIPQESSGNKDITGGLPRVADLFEARKPKEPAILAEITGTVSFGKETKGKKRLVITPKDGGEPYEELIHKWRHMNVFEGEQVEKGEVISDGPMNPHDILRLKSVGDLAMYITNEVQEVYRLQGVGIDDKHIEVIVRQMLRKVLITENGDSSFIPGDQVEYSAFLEENEKLEAAGKITAKGERVLLGITKASLATESFISAASFQETTRVLTEGAVTGKVDHLRGLKENVVVGRLIPAGTGLAYHAERKRKRQTRENDRLKTTPAGMNVSADEMEAKFSEAFSDK
- the rpoB gene encoding DNA-directed RNA polymerase subunit beta is translated as MAYSYTEKKRIRKDFGKLPSVMDVPYLLAIQIDSYRKFLQEGAFAEDRIDIGLHAAFKSVFPIVSYSGNAALEYVSYRLGTPTFDEKECMLRGVTYAAPLRVKVRLIIYDKESSTKAIKDIKEQEVYMGEMPLMTDNGTFIVNGTERVIVSQLHRSPGVFFDHDKGKTHSSGKLLYNARVIPYRGSWLDFEFDPKDLVFVRIDRRRKLPASILLRALGFSTEEILATFFENDSYRLTDDGAMLKLIPARLRGETAAFDIKDNDGNVIVEGTRRITARHIRQLEKANVEELAVPVDYLLGKSMAKDIIDQKSGEVLAAANSEVTVELLAKMAASGIKEFETIYTNELDCGSFMSDTLRADPTSNALEALVEIYRMMRPGEPPTKESAEALFENLFFSDERYDLSAVGRMKFNRRIGREEITGAGTLDKEDIIAVMKTLIDIRNGKGIVDDIDHLGNRRIRSVGEMAENQFRVGLVRVERAVRERLSMAESEGLMPQDLINAKPVAAAVKEFFGSSQLSQFMDQNNPLSEVTHKRRISALGPGGLTRERAGFEVRDVHATHYGRVCPIETPEGPNIGLINSLASYARTNEYGFLETPYRRVVEGVVTDEIIYVSAIEEADYVIAQASVETDENGKLQGDLISVRHQNEFTVMSPDNVTLQDVSPQQVVSIAASLIPFLEHDDANRALMGSNMQRQAVPTLKSEKPLVGTGMERSVAADSGVCVVAKRGGVIDSVDASRIVVKVNDDETVAGEAGVDIYNLTKYTRSNQNTCINQRPLVKAGDSIERGDIMADGPSVDLGELALGQNFRIAFMPWNGYNYEDSILLSERVSQEDRLTTIHIQELTCVARDTKLGAEEITSDIPNVGEAALGKLDESGIVYIGAEVKPGDILVGKVTPKGETQLTPEEKLLRAIFGEKASDVKDTSLRVKTGTTGTVIDVQVFTRDGVEKDQRALEIEQMQLDEVRKDLNEEMRIVKGATYERLQRALNGAVVNAAPGLKKGDSLTQEYLQSLEADQWFKILPQDEALAEMLDVAEKSLAERRKQLDDKFEDKKRKLQTGDDLAPGVLKIVKVYLAIKRKIQPGDKMAGRHGNKGVISAIKPIEDMPYDENGVAVDICLNPLGVPSRMNVGQIMEIHLGLAAKGLGEKIDRMIKEQQEIAKLRELLNEIYNGGDGRVEDFDSFSDAEILELGNNLRGGVPMATPAFDGAKEAEIKRMLRLADLPDSGQMTLYDGRTGEAFDRQVTVGYMYMLKLNHLVDDKMHARSTGSYSLVTQQPLGGKAQFGGQRFGEMEVWALEAYGAAYTLQEMLTVKSDDVAGRTKMYKNIVDGDHRMEAGMPESFNVLVKEIRSLGIDIELENE